The Lutibacter profundi genome includes a region encoding these proteins:
- a CDS encoding T9SS type A sorting domain-containing protein → MQQRLLFSILLFIVTFQFTIAQSTQSDYLVRSITGVSGSSVTSTQNNKIFIVQQSVGQASVIGTFNTTKYVVRQGFIQPHILSKIINNNISLDLEASFYPNPFVESVTLAFVEKIEGKVEVAVFDMLGRLVFLNSYTAEQNLKVQFHNLSVADYILKVTANNKQFVKNIIKK, encoded by the coding sequence ATGCAACAAAGATTACTTTTTAGTATACTACTCTTTATAGTTACATTTCAATTTACGATAGCCCAAAGTACACAGAGCGATTATTTGGTGCGTTCCATCACAGGAGTTTCGGGTTCATCAGTAACTAGTACTCAAAATAATAAAATATTTATCGTTCAACAAAGTGTAGGACAGGCTAGTGTAATAGGTACTTTTAATACTACTAAATATGTCGTACGTCAGGGATTTATACAACCTCATATACTTTCTAAAATTATTAACAATAACATTTCTTTAGATTTAGAAGCTAGCTTTTATCCAAATCCGTTTGTAGAAAGTGTTACTCTAGCATTTGTAGAAAAAATTGAAGGGAAAGTTGAAGTTGCTGTTTTTGATATGCTAGGAAGGTTAGTGTTTTTAAATAGTTATACCGCAGAACAAAATTTAAAAGTGCAATTTCACAACCTCTCAGTGGCCGATTATATTCTAAAAGTAACCGCCAATAATAAGCAATTCGTTAAAAATATTATAAAAAAGTAA
- a CDS encoding TetR/AcrR family transcriptional regulator encodes MTNKVKNNTTEVEILNAAKRVFQHKGMEGARMQEIADEAGINKAMLHYYYRSKQLLFEAVFKKAFSMLAPQLNEIINSDLSICEKIRSFSNNYISFVIKHPYLPNFIIQELNRSPEFIQKLLAEKHFPNIEKFKKQVNDKVAEGIIRPIKAEQLFINILALNIFPFIGAPLLKGFINVDDKAYKKLMTERKTEVADFIINSIKIT; translated from the coding sequence ATGACAAATAAGGTAAAAAATAACACTACAGAGGTTGAAATTTTAAATGCTGCAAAACGTGTTTTTCAGCATAAAGGTATGGAAGGTGCTCGTATGCAGGAAATTGCTGATGAGGCAGGAATAAACAAAGCAATGCTACATTATTATTACCGCAGTAAGCAATTGCTTTTTGAGGCTGTTTTTAAAAAAGCATTTTCTATGCTTGCTCCCCAATTGAATGAGATTATAAATTCTGATTTGTCAATTTGTGAAAAAATTAGAAGCTTTAGTAATAACTATATTTCATTTGTAATTAAGCACCCATATCTGCCAAATTTTATTATTCAAGAATTAAATAGAAGTCCAGAATTTATACAAAAACTCCTAGCGGAAAAACATTTTCCAAATATTGAAAAATTTAAGAAACAAGTGAATGATAAAGTTGCCGAAGGTATTATTAGACCCATTAAAGCTGAGCAATTATTTATTAATATTTTGGCTCTAAATATATTCCCTTTTATAGGGGCTCCACTATTAAAAGGCTTTATAAATGTAGATGATAAAGCCTATAAAAAACTAATGACAGAACGTAAAACAGAAGTAGCAGACTTTATTATAAATTCAATAAAAATTACATAA
- a CDS encoding serine hydrolase domain-containing protein has protein sequence MKKILKGLLLIGLLAIGYVAYTYYNKLDIITGYASKNEASVIFLAHRTPVSAENEDNNFSPIKLAKTTVNSLEKSVTATVFGLKKRTAVFREGLGAVLMIDGVKDSLKYEIPKRDFKFKNLPYPYGDNPQKDTIFSTVNYRSLDKAVKGAFDKSGEYIKKTRAVLVIYKDQIIAEKYSEGFDKNTPILGWSMTKSITSAVLGVLEKQGKISVDQTNLFSEWEQDKRSKITLNNLLHMNSGLEWDEDYNNISDVTKMLFLDKDMSRMQLHKPLVGEPNNSWNYSSGTTNLLSGFIRNQFKTHQEYLDFWYTALIDKIGMHSMLIETDLAGNYVGSSYGWATPRDWVKFGLLYLHKGNWNGEQILNESWVNYTATPTNGSNGQYGAHFWLNAGGVYPNAPKDLFSCNGYQGQHVFIIPSNDLVIVRMGLTEAPEFDFDTFLKDILASIKSN, from the coding sequence ATGAAAAAAATTCTTAAAGGCTTGCTATTAATAGGGTTGCTAGCTATTGGTTATGTTGCTTATACCTATTACAATAAATTAGATATTATAACAGGTTATGCATCTAAAAATGAAGCTTCTGTAATTTTTTTAGCACATAGAACTCCAGTTTCTGCAGAAAATGAAGATAATAACTTTTCGCCAATTAAGTTAGCAAAAACCACTGTTAATAGCCTAGAAAAATCTGTGACAGCAACCGTTTTTGGCTTAAAAAAAAGAACGGCTGTTTTTAGAGAAGGTTTAGGAGCCGTTTTAATGATTGATGGCGTAAAAGACAGTTTAAAATATGAGATTCCAAAGCGGGATTTTAAGTTTAAAAATTTGCCGTATCCTTATGGAGATAATCCTCAAAAAGACACTATTTTTTCTACGGTTAATTATAGAAGTTTAGACAAAGCAGTTAAAGGTGCTTTTGATAAGAGCGGTGAATACATAAAAAAAACAAGAGCAGTCTTAGTTATTTATAAAGATCAAATTATTGCAGAAAAATATAGCGAAGGTTTTGATAAAAACACACCAATTTTAGGCTGGTCTATGACCAAAAGTATTACTAGCGCAGTACTAGGAGTATTAGAAAAACAAGGTAAAATATCAGTAGATCAAACAAATTTATTCTCAGAATGGGAGCAAGATAAACGCTCAAAAATAACGTTGAATAATTTATTGCACATGAACAGCGGTTTAGAATGGGATGAAGATTATAATAATATATCTGATGTTACAAAAATGTTGTTTTTAGATAAAGACATGTCTAGAATGCAATTGCATAAGCCATTAGTTGGAGAGCCAAACAATAGTTGGAATTATTCATCAGGAACTACCAATTTATTGTCGGGTTTTATTCGTAATCAGTTTAAAACACATCAAGAATATTTAGATTTTTGGTATACAGCGCTAATTGATAAAATTGGAATGCATTCTATGCTAATTGAAACCGATTTAGCAGGTAATTATGTAGGGTCATCATATGGTTGGGCAACACCAAGAGATTGGGTAAAATTTGGATTGTTATACCTGCACAAAGGCAATTGGAACGGAGAACAAATTCTCAATGAATCTTGGGTAAACTACACGGCAACACCTACAAACGGTTCAAATGGCCAATATGGCGCTCACTTTTGGTTAAATGCAGGAGGAGTTTACCCAAATGCACCCAAAGATTTATTTTCGTGTAATGGGTATCAAGGTCAACATGTTTTTATTATTCCATCCAACGATTTGGTTATTGTTAGAATGGGCTTAACAGAAGCTCCTGAATTTGATTTTGATACTTTTTTAAAGGATATTTTGGCTTCTATTAAAAGTAACTAA
- a CDS encoding LytTR family transcriptional regulator DNA-binding domain-containing protein, producing MRNSFNNISDKLKQHSNLFKCHRSFIVNLNKVIKIEGNSQ from the coding sequence ATACGAAATAGCTTTAATAATATTAGTGATAAGTTGAAACAACATAGTAATTTATTTAAATGTCATAGATCTTTTATTGTGAATTTAAATAAAGTAATTAAAATAGAAGGTAATTCGCAATAA
- a CDS encoding TolC family protein, whose amino-acid sequence MKKLSTFIILCITLNSFGQEKLSLNECYSLVNKNYPLAKQYEMFARQNTLDKEIIKTGKLPKLDFDAQATYQSDVIELPIAIPGVTIASPNKDQYKATISVNQLVYDGGLINASTKVKEVALKAQQKNIEVNLYQLKKEVNQLYFSIILLQEKRALLNAKKKQLVSKLKEVKAGIKFGVLLPTSDKVLEAELLKIEQQYTEIDQNKISLIKTLSSLIDEDISLNVSLENPTILPSVDTEIKRPELDLFQLQKEQINASEQLIAKKNAPKLMGFATGGYGNPGLNMLDNAFQTYYVVGLKLNWNIFDWSARKKEQKSLKITKEIINNQQEIFTLNTNIELDQQQTEIAKITTFIESDKTIIELRKKILKSAESQLKNGVITSSAYITELTNLYEAENNLSTHKIELLLAKTNYKTTKGN is encoded by the coding sequence ATGAAAAAATTAAGCACATTTATAATTCTATGTATAACTCTCAATTCTTTTGGCCAAGAAAAACTGAGTTTAAACGAGTGTTATTCTTTAGTAAATAAAAATTACCCTCTTGCAAAACAATATGAAATGTTTGCAAGACAAAACACGTTAGACAAAGAAATTATTAAAACTGGGAAATTGCCTAAATTAGATTTTGATGCACAAGCTACTTATCAATCTGACGTTATAGAATTACCAATAGCCATCCCTGGTGTTACAATAGCTTCTCCTAACAAAGATCAATACAAAGCAACCATCTCTGTGAATCAATTGGTGTATGATGGTGGACTTATTAATGCTTCAACAAAAGTGAAAGAAGTTGCATTAAAAGCACAGCAAAAAAATATTGAAGTTAATTTATACCAACTTAAAAAAGAAGTAAATCAACTCTATTTCTCTATCATTTTATTACAAGAAAAAAGGGCTTTGCTAAATGCTAAAAAAAAGCAACTCGTATCAAAATTAAAAGAAGTGAAAGCCGGTATAAAATTTGGTGTTTTACTACCAACATCCGATAAAGTTTTAGAAGCCGAGCTGCTAAAAATTGAACAACAATATACAGAAATTGACCAAAATAAAATTAGTTTGATAAAAACACTCTCTTCTTTAATTGATGAAGATATTTCTCTAAATGTATCTCTTGAAAATCCTACAATTTTACCAAGTGTTGATACTGAAATTAAAAGACCAGAATTGGATTTGTTTCAATTACAAAAAGAGCAAATTAACGCTTCTGAACAACTTATAGCAAAGAAAAATGCTCCAAAATTAATGGGGTTTGCTACAGGGGGTTATGGAAATCCAGGTTTAAATATGTTAGATAATGCATTTCAAACCTATTATGTGGTAGGCCTAAAACTTAACTGGAATATTTTTGATTGGAGTGCTCGAAAAAAAGAGCAAAAATCTTTAAAAATAACTAAAGAAATTATAAACAATCAGCAAGAAATATTTACACTAAACACCAATATTGAATTAGACCAACAACAAACTGAAATAGCTAAAATTACCACGTTTATTGAGTCTGATAAAACCATTATTGAACTCAGAAAAAAAATATTAAAATCTGCCGAGTCTCAATTAAAAAATGGAGTTATCACATCTTCAGCTTATATTACTGAACTCACTAATTTATACGAAGCTGAAAATAATTTAAGCACACATAAAATTGAATTATTATTAGCAAAAACAAATTATAAAACAACTAAAGGAAACTAA
- a CDS encoding helix-turn-helix domain-containing protein, which produces MDTIIKVNSIEQIHEMLNLDKPEHHLITVINVSDLEIPQEMVGVKIVTHMYCIALKDEHCGLEYGRSSYDFSNGVLLFTAPHQAFSATKPLTKNEGEGWLLFIHPDFFKKSFLEKKISQYNFFEYQANEALHLSKSEINSLNFVISNIREEYIQKVDCQSQSIIISNLELLLNYSLRFYERQFIGRSIDNQDIVARFEIILKTFLDEKLLSKNGIPDIYYFAEKVNLSPNYFSDLVLRVTGIPAKTHINNLVLRKAKEMLLGSNKSVSEIAYSLGFNYPHYFSRFFKLKTDITPSNYRKINNYIPVMHVI; this is translated from the coding sequence ATGGATACAATTATCAAAGTAAATTCTATTGAACAGATACATGAGATGTTAAATTTAGATAAACCAGAGCATCATCTAATTACGGTAATTAATGTTTCCGATTTAGAAATACCACAAGAAATGGTAGGTGTAAAAATTGTAACACACATGTATTGTATTGCTTTAAAAGATGAGCATTGTGGTCTCGAATATGGTAGGAGTAGTTACGATTTTTCAAATGGAGTGTTACTTTTTACAGCACCTCATCAGGCTTTTTCTGCTACAAAACCCTTGACTAAAAATGAAGGAGAAGGATGGCTACTTTTTATTCATCCAGATTTTTTCAAAAAATCATTTTTAGAGAAAAAGATAAGTCAGTATAATTTCTTCGAATACCAAGCTAATGAGGCACTACATCTTTCCAAATCAGAAATAAATTCACTCAATTTTGTAATTTCAAACATTCGAGAAGAATATATTCAAAAGGTTGATTGCCAAAGCCAAAGCATCATTATTTCAAATTTAGAATTACTTCTTAACTATTCGCTTCGTTTTTATGAACGGCAATTTATTGGGAGAAGCATTGATAATCAAGATATTGTAGCTAGGTTTGAGATTATTTTAAAGACCTTTCTAGATGAAAAGTTATTATCTAAAAACGGAATTCCAGATATTTATTATTTTGCAGAAAAAGTTAATCTATCCCCTAACTATTTTAGTGATTTGGTTCTAAGAGTAACTGGAATTCCAGCCAAAACACACATCAATAATCTAGTACTAAGAAAAGCCAAAGAAATGCTATTAGGTAGTAATAAGTCAGTAAGTGAAATCGCCTATTCATTAGGTTTTAATTACCCACATTATTTCTCGCGCTTTTTTAAATTAAAAACAGATATTACACCTAGTAATTACCGAAAGATAAACAATTATATACCTGTTATGCATGTCATATAA
- a CDS encoding outer membrane beta-barrel protein: MKKITLLLLVLVATSAFAQQIYIEGGKTLASFDYKNSQGDRIDNLQATPHSFMTVGYRDQLFIKNLNISLGTSYAGYGAIGSDDAVGNYMEWDVNYLEFNIGLDYKLFKIKKAQFYIKGTASMAFFVQGTQTINYKVIDLKSQDDFDKTVFDFRAGFGFLHPISENLGFYVQYMRGKSLKLKEGTAVTNDQEELRYVSDNISFGLLINISKK, encoded by the coding sequence ATGAAAAAAATTACTTTATTACTATTAGTACTAGTAGCAACAAGCGCATTTGCACAACAAATTTACATTGAAGGTGGAAAAACGCTAGCATCTTTTGACTATAAAAACTCACAAGGAGATCGTATTGACAATTTACAGGCAACACCACACAGCTTTATGACTGTAGGATACAGAGATCAACTTTTTATAAAAAACCTAAATATATCTTTAGGAACAAGTTACGCTGGCTATGGAGCCATTGGGAGTGATGATGCGGTTGGTAATTATATGGAGTGGGATGTTAATTATTTAGAGTTTAATATAGGGTTAGACTATAAATTGTTTAAAATTAAGAAGGCTCAGTTTTATATAAAAGGAACAGCTTCTATGGCATTTTTTGTTCAAGGAACACAAACTATTAACTATAAGGTAATTGATTTGAAGAGTCAGGATGATTTTGATAAAACTGTATTTGATTTTAGAGCAGGGTTTGGTTTTTTACACCCTATATCCGAAAATTTAGGTTTCTACGTACAATATATGCGCGGAAAAAGTTTAAAATTAAAAGAGGGAACGGCAGTTACTAATGATCAGGAAGAATTAAGATATGTGAGTGATAATATAAGCTTTGGTTTATTGATTAACATATCCAAAAAATAA